In Treponema sp. OMZ 798, the following proteins share a genomic window:
- the trxB gene encoding thioredoxin-disulfide reductase — MSEKYDLVIIGGGPGGMAAGIYAARSKLKTVILEEKPNQGGQCFITEEIENYPGFPESSGPALTEAFQKHAEKFGVEFKRARAEKIELVPNSPTRIVHGSDGVKYECLAVVVATGASARELGCKGEKEHWGKGVSYCATCDGAFFEECEIVVIGGGDSAVEEAMYLTKFADKVTIVHRRDELRAAKSIQDKAFANPKMAFKWNAVVEEVCGEGLVDSVILKDTKTGETSKFDTEGVFVFIGHNPQTAFIQGLVDLDENGYILTNGKMETNVPGIYGVGDVIQKESRQVVTAAADGALAGIWAGHYIDDIKAKMAMKK; from the coding sequence ATGTCAGAAAAATATGATTTGGTTATAATTGGAGGCGGTCCCGGCGGTATGGCCGCAGGAATTTATGCAGCCCGTTCAAAGTTAAAGACTGTTATTCTTGAAGAAAAGCCCAACCAGGGCGGACAGTGCTTCATAACAGAGGAAATCGAAAACTACCCCGGTTTCCCCGAATCTTCAGGTCCTGCACTAACCGAGGCCTTTCAAAAACATGCCGAGAAATTCGGTGTTGAGTTCAAAAGAGCAAGGGCCGAAAAAATCGAGCTTGTTCCCAATTCACCTACACGAATCGTTCACGGAAGTGACGGCGTAAAATATGAATGCTTGGCTGTTGTTGTAGCAACAGGTGCAAGCGCAAGAGAGCTCGGCTGTAAGGGTGAAAAAGAACACTGGGGTAAGGGTGTTTCATACTGTGCGACCTGCGACGGTGCCTTCTTTGAAGAATGCGAAATCGTAGTTATCGGCGGCGGAGACTCTGCTGTTGAAGAAGCTATGTACCTTACAAAATTTGCCGACAAGGTAACTATCGTTCACCGAAGAGATGAACTTAGAGCTGCAAAATCCATTCAGGACAAGGCCTTTGCCAATCCCAAGATGGCCTTTAAGTGGAATGCCGTTGTTGAAGAAGTTTGCGGAGAAGGTCTTGTAGACAGCGTTATCTTAAAGGATACAAAGACAGGAGAAACTTCCAAATTCGATACCGAAGGTGTATTCGTATTTATCGGACACAATCCTCAGACAGCCTTTATTCAGGGCTTGGTAGACCTCGATGAAAACGGCTACATCCTTACAAACGGAAAAATGGAAACAAACGTACCCGGCATTTACGGCGTGGGCGATGTTATTCAAAAAGAATCTCGCCAGGTTGTTACAGCCGCAGCCGACGGTGCCCTTGCAGGTATCTGGGCCGGTCACTATATCGACGATATCAAAGCCAAAATGGCTATGAAAAAATAA
- the grdA gene encoding glycine/sarcosine/betaine reductase complex selenoprotein A: protein MVELKTKKVIIIGDRDGVPGEAIKLCAESAGAEVVYAATECFVUTSAGAMDLENQKRVKDLAEKYGPENVIVLLGGAEAESSGLACETVTVGDPTFAGPLAGVSLGLLCYHVAEPEIKSQIDPAVYEEQVSMMEMVMDVDAIIAEISEYRNKGCKFL from the coding sequence ATGGTTGAATTGAAAACCAAAAAAGTCATCATCATTGGTGACCGAGACGGCGTTCCCGGGGAGGCTATTAAGCTCTGTGCAGAATCGGCAGGTGCTGAGGTTGTATATGCTGCAACCGAATGCTTTGTCTGAACAAGCGCAGGAGCAATGGACTTGGAAAACCAAAAGCGAGTCAAAGATTTAGCTGAAAAATACGGTCCTGAGAACGTAATCGTTCTTTTGGGCGGTGCAGAAGCCGAATCTTCAGGTTTAGCCTGCGAAACTGTTACAGTAGGCGACCCGACTTTTGCAGGTCCGTTGGCTGGAGTCTCGTTGGGACTCTTGTGCTATCACGTGGCAGAACCGGAAATTAAGAGCCAAATAGACCCTGCGGTCTATGAAGAGCAGGTAAGCATGATGGAAATGGTTATGGACGTCGATGCTATTATCGCGGAAATTTCGGAATACCGAAATAAAGGCTGCAAATTTCTGTAA
- a CDS encoding co-chaperone YbbN, translating into MIELTKENFEQEVHQSKGVTFVDFWSDGCVPCKQLMPDVHAMAERHAGKAKFCSFNIDGARRVAMKEQVLGLPTMLIYVDGERKDGVTGSDLTIDQIEEMVKKYI; encoded by the coding sequence ATGATTGAATTGACAAAAGAAAATTTTGAACAAGAAGTTCATCAGTCAAAGGGTGTAACCTTTGTAGATTTTTGGTCGGACGGATGCGTCCCTTGTAAACAATTAATGCCTGATGTTCATGCAATGGCAGAACGCCATGCAGGAAAGGCTAAGTTTTGCTCATTCAATATTGACGGTGCAAGACGAGTCGCCATGAAAGAGCAGGTCTTAGGTCTTCCTACAATGCTCATCTATGTTGACGGAGAGCGAAAAGACGGTGTTACAGGAAGCGACTTAACCATCGATCAAATCGAAGAGATGGTAAAAAAATACATCTAA